A genomic region of Alnus glutinosa chromosome 11, dhAlnGlut1.1, whole genome shotgun sequence contains the following coding sequences:
- the LOC133881158 gene encoding zinc finger BED domain-containing protein RICESLEEPER 2-like, translated as MEDTSQPIEVDRSMCGDDSMISPSLEDESQTMGPLIDENPKNNAYGKRERRKTSPVWNDFDIVEVCGVKKSQCKWCKKLFAIFSSSSTSTLGRHLVACLKYVAANKKQKSIVLDPNAAGDISLSNYTFKIERSRELAAHMILCHDYPFNIMEHELFNKFCKSLNPLWKKVSRTTIRKDCFTTYNIEKKKLKTLLTGVDKVNITTDMWTSAQRVSYMVVTCQFVDSDWFLQKRVLNFCNIPPPHSGVVIADALRKCFGDWGIEDKVFTITVDNAKANDTAIRILKDDFELREVLPIGGRLFHVRCCAHVTNLLVQAGLTEIGDIVDSVREGIKYIVASEG; from the coding sequence GTGTGGGGATGATTCAATGATAAGTCCTTCCCTAGAAGATGAATCTCAAACTATGGGTCCTCTTATCGATGAAAATCCTAAGAATAATGCGtatggaaagagagagaggcggAAGACTTCGCCTGTTTGGAATGACTTTGATATTGTAGAAGTTTGTGGTGTCAAGAAATCGCAGTGTAAGTGGTGCAAAAAGTTGTTTGCCATTTTTAGCTCAAGTTCTACCTCTACACTTGGTAGACATTTGGTTGCATGTCTCAAATATGTGGCTGCCAACAAGAAGCAAAAGTCCATTGTCCTTGATCCTAATGCGGCGGGGGATATATCTTTGTcaaattatacttttaaaatTGAGAGATCTAGAGAACTTGCTGCTCACATGATTCTTTGCCATGATTATCCTTTTAATATAATGGAGCATGAATTGTTTAACAAGTTCTGCAAGTCCTTAAATCCCCTTTGGAAGAAGGTTAGTCGTACAACCATTAGGAAAGACTGTTTTACTACGTACAATattgagaagaagaagttgaaaacATTGTTGACGGGGGTGGACAAGGTAAACATCACCACGGATATGTGGACAAGTGCACAAAGAGTGTCATATATGGTGGTGACTTGCCAGTTTGTGGACTCCGATTGGTTTCTTCAAAAGAGAGTGTTGAATTTTTGTAACATACCACCTCCACATAGTGGTGTTGTTATTGCTGATGCACTGCGAAAGTGTTTTGGTGATTGGGGCATTGAAGACAAGGTATTTACAATAACGGTTGATAATGCTAAAGCAAATGATACTGCCATTAGAATTCTTAAAGATGATTTCGAGTTGAGGGAAGTCTTGCCTATTGGAGGTAGACTATTTCATGTGCGATGTTGTGCTCATGTAACTAACTTGTTGGTGCAAGCAGGACTTACTGAAATTGGAGACATAGTTGATTCAGTTAGAGAGGGTATCAAGTATATAGTGGCTTCTGAGGGTTGA
- the LOC133881159 gene encoding zinc finger BED domain-containing protein RICESLEEPER 1-like has product MLATTVQFKEVFPRYHQSDQAFQWLVSLEEWEKVENVNQLLSIFNEVTNIVSGSEYPTSNLFLPEVWRMKEILLLKCRDNNDYIRAMASKMSNKFEKYWGSCNLLMALAAVLDPRYKMKLINFCFPLIYPEPEASMNIDNVLSVLHELYEVYVASHNSSIMQLQQSTQENSRSTSGSTRVAAVKKSTDLDVYLEEDVYICEKDVNGEDIDAEFEALAWWKFNALKYRILSKMARDILAVPITTVASESSFSVGGRVIGPHRARLSTETVEMILCGSDWARALHGLRKNSIIDEDEAVNKIHSKMGEDKIHSKMGEDMIEIEMLQQLRKHDKGGNRCLRSLDQAYTIFYGKTIIAHFPLILSVRLANNYWNV; this is encoded by the exons ATGTTGGCGACAACCGTACAATTCAAAGAAGTATTTCCTAGGTACCATCAAAGTGATCAAGCTTTTCAGTGGTTAGTAAGCCTTGAAGAATGGGAGAAGGTTGAAAATGTGAACCAACTTTTGTCAATTTTCAATGAGGTGACCAACATAGTATCTGGCAGTGAATACCCAACATCAAATCTATTTCTACCTGAGGTTTGGAGGATGAAGGAAATATTGTTGTTGAAGTGTAGGGATAATAATGATTACATCAGGGCAATGGCGAGTAAAATGAGTAACAAGTTTGAGAAGTATTGGGGCAGTTGCAATTTATTGATGGCACTAGCAGCTGTGCTAGATCCGAGATACAAAATGAAGTTGATAAACTTTTGTTTCCCTCTAATTTACCCAGAGCCTGAAGCTTCTATGAACATTGATAATGTCCTATCCGTTCTTCATGAGTTATATGAGGTATATGTAGCGTCTCATAATTCATCTATTATGCAACTGCAACAAAGTACTCAAGAAAATTCTCGTTCTACAAGTGGTTCTACTAGAGTTGCTGCAGTCAAGAAATCGACTG ATTTGGATGTATATCTTGAAGAGGACGTTTACATATGTGAAAAGGATGTTAATGGAGAAGACATAGATGCTGAGTTTGAGGCTTTGGCATGGTGGAAATTTAATGCCTTGAAGTATCGTATCTTGTCTAAGATGGCGCGGGATATTTTAGCTGTTCCAATCACTACAGTAGCATCAGAATCATCCTTTAGCGTTGGTGGTAGAGTCATTGGTCCTCACCGAGCGAGATTATCCACCGAAACAGTAGAAATGATCTTGTGTGGGAGTGATTGGGCTAGGGCATTACATGGACTTAGAAAAAACTCTATAATAGATGAAGATGAAGCTGTAA ATAAGATCCACAGCAAAATGGGTGAAG ATAAGATCCACAGCAAAATGGGTGAAGATATGATAGAAATTGAAATGCTACAGCAGCTTCGTAAACATGATAAAGGTGGCAACCG GTGTTTGAGAAGCTTGGACCAAGCTTATACAATTTTCTACGGAAAAACAATTATTGCCCATTTCCCATTGATCTTGTCCGTGAGATTGGCCAACAACTATTGGAATGTGTAG